In Prevotella sp. oral taxon 475, one DNA window encodes the following:
- a CDS encoding RNA polymerase sigma-70 factor yields MPRESNSAYDTLFRRFYPRLFFYAQKIVGEDDAEDVVEEVFADLWRRKDEVEFGEKVQAFLYRAVYTRCLNVLRRRNVTTRHLIWADELNEKRLEMLSYSNSESPFHRLANEDLHRILKQAIDELPEKCREVFRMSYLQDMHNEEIATTLEVSVRTVEAHIYRALKYLRARLKDVD; encoded by the coding sequence ATGCCACGCGAATCTAATTCCGCATACGATACCCTCTTTAGAAGGTTCTACCCGCGGCTCTTCTTTTACGCGCAGAAGATAGTGGGTGAAGACGACGCCGAAGACGTTGTCGAAGAGGTGTTTGCAGACTTATGGAGGCGAAAGGACGAAGTCGAGTTCGGCGAAAAAGTTCAAGCCTTTCTCTATAGGGCTGTTTACACGCGTTGTCTCAACGTGCTCAGGCGTAGAAACGTAACGACTCGGCACTTGATCTGGGCCGACGAACTGAACGAAAAGCGACTGGAGATGCTCTCCTACAGCAATAGCGAAAGTCCATTCCACCGCCTGGCCAACGAAGATTTGCACCGCATCTTGAAACAAGCCATCGACGAACTGCCCGAGAAATGCCGGGAGGTGTTCCGCATGAGCTATCTCCAAGACATGCACAACGAGGAGATCGCCACCACGTTGGAGGTATCGGTGCGCACGGTAGAGGCCCATATCTATCGCGCGCTGAAGTATCTACGCGCGCGCTTAAAAGATGTAGACTAA
- a CDS encoding glycoside hydrolase family 20 protein, which produces MKRRNILSAIALLLGTAVSLAQGVKQTANYRVVPLPQEINMKTGQGFTLNAQTRIAYPQGNQTLKRDAQLLAEYLQTATRIRPALTTEMAGQNVIALSVGLNHANTEAYRLTVNKDRIVIAGASAAGTFYGIQTLRKAILQTGAQPFTFPAVEITDYPRFGYRGAMLDVARHFFNVDEVKTFIDMLALHNINRFHWHLTDDQGWRIEIKKYPLLTQVSAFRKETVIGRNTGQFDGKPHGGFYTQEQAREIVKYAADRHIMVIPEVDMPGHMVAALAAYPQLGCTGGPYEVLKSWGVAHDVLCAGNPQTLTFAKDVLTEVMDVFPGEYINIGGDECPKTSWEKCPRCQARIKAEGLKADGKHSAEERLQSYFMSEMARFITAHGRRVAGWDEILEGGIAPNATVLSWRGMEGGVEAARLGHDAVMCPVSHLYLDYYPTKDREQEPLAFNGFIPIEKTYDFNPVSPELTPQQAQHIIGVQANLWTEYMDNFPHVQYMALPRLAAACEVQWTMPEKKNFDDFANRIPQLLSLYDKLHYRYGKHLFNVDIRVKGASRGHAVQVELAARKGAQIHYTLDGSKPTKASPLYAAPFEVDRSCLLRAIAVYPGFTTQESTEKLVVSKATMCPVKFNVAPAAKYAGDSPCELTNGLQGNLLFNSGRWVGWCDNDLDLTIDLGKEMEVRQFSIRTLVSPSQWIMPHRGLYIWISTDGKYFEDIYDLPADPMPADKADYIDTDNVLLPMPQKARYVRFKLLSERKMPAWHPNAGKSAWVFVDEITID; this is translated from the coding sequence ATGAAAAGACGAAACATCTTATCGGCCATCGCCTTGTTGCTGGGCACTGCCGTATCCTTGGCACAAGGCGTGAAACAGACGGCCAACTACCGCGTGGTGCCGCTGCCGCAGGAAATCAATATGAAGACCGGTCAGGGATTTACACTCAACGCTCAGACGCGCATCGCCTATCCCCAAGGCAACCAGACGTTGAAGCGCGATGCGCAGTTGCTGGCCGAATATTTGCAAACGGCCACTCGCATCCGTCCGGCTCTCACCACCGAGATGGCGGGACAAAACGTCATCGCGCTGTCAGTCGGTCTGAATCATGCCAATACCGAGGCTTATCGTCTGACGGTGAACAAAGATCGCATCGTCATTGCCGGTGCTTCGGCCGCCGGAACGTTCTATGGCATCCAGACATTGCGTAAAGCGATACTGCAGACGGGGGCACAACCGTTCACGTTTCCCGCTGTAGAAATCACCGATTATCCCCGCTTCGGCTATCGCGGAGCGATGCTCGACGTGGCTCGCCACTTCTTTAACGTAGACGAAGTGAAGACTTTCATCGACATGTTGGCCCTGCATAACATCAACCGTTTTCACTGGCACCTCACCGACGACCAGGGTTGGCGCATCGAAATCAAGAAATATCCGCTGCTCACGCAGGTGTCGGCCTTCCGCAAGGAGACTGTCATTGGACGCAATACGGGGCAGTTTGACGGGAAACCTCACGGCGGATTCTATACTCAAGAGCAGGCCCGAGAGATTGTGAAGTATGCGGCCGATCGCCATATCATGGTTATTCCCGAGGTAGATATGCCCGGACACATGGTGGCTGCACTGGCAGCCTATCCGCAATTGGGCTGTACGGGCGGTCCTTACGAGGTACTTAAGAGCTGGGGTGTGGCTCATGACGTGCTCTGCGCTGGCAATCCTCAAACGCTGACCTTTGCTAAGGATGTGCTTACAGAGGTGATGGACGTCTTCCCCGGCGAGTATATCAACATCGGCGGAGACGAATGCCCCAAGACAAGTTGGGAGAAATGTCCTCGATGTCAGGCGCGAATCAAAGCAGAGGGCCTGAAAGCCGATGGGAAACACTCGGCCGAGGAACGGTTGCAAAGCTATTTCATGAGCGAGATGGCCCGCTTCATCACCGCCCACGGACGCCGTGTGGCTGGCTGGGACGAGATTCTCGAAGGTGGCATCGCACCCAATGCTACCGTGTTGTCATGGCGTGGCATGGAGGGCGGCGTGGAAGCGGCTCGGCTGGGACATGATGCTGTGATGTGTCCTGTGTCGCACCTCTACCTGGACTACTATCCTACGAAAGACCGCGAGCAGGAACCGCTGGCTTTCAACGGATTTATTCCTATCGAAAAGACCTATGACTTCAACCCCGTTTCACCCGAACTCACACCGCAACAGGCGCAACACATCATCGGTGTGCAAGCCAATCTGTGGACAGAATATATGGACAACTTCCCGCACGTACAGTATATGGCGTTGCCGCGCTTGGCTGCGGCCTGCGAAGTGCAGTGGACAATGCCCGAAAAGAAGAACTTCGACGACTTTGCCAATCGTATACCGCAGTTGCTGAGCCTTTATGACAAATTGCACTATCGTTACGGGAAGCATCTTTTCAACGTGGATATCCGTGTAAAGGGGGCCAGTCGAGGACATGCCGTGCAGGTGGAACTCGCCGCGCGGAAGGGAGCACAGATTCATTACACACTCGATGGGAGCAAGCCTACGAAGGCCTCGCCGCTCTATGCGGCACCTTTTGAGGTGGATCGCTCGTGCTTGTTGCGCGCCATCGCTGTCTATCCGGGCTTCACTACGCAGGAGTCGACGGAGAAGTTGGTGGTGAGTAAGGCCACGATGTGCCCCGTCAAGTTCAACGTGGCACCTGCGGCGAAATATGCAGGCGATAGCCCTTGCGAGCTCACCAACGGGCTGCAAGGCAATCTTCTCTTCAACTCAGGCAGATGGGTGGGCTGGTGCGACAACGATCTCGACCTCACTATCGATCTGGGTAAAGAGATGGAGGTGCGACAATTCAGCATTCGTACGCTCGTCAGTCCCAGCCAATGGATCATGCCTCACCGTGGACTGTATATCTGGATTTCGACAGATGGTAAGTACTTCGAGGACATCTACGACCTGCCTGCCGATCCGATGCCTGCCGATAAGGCCGATTATATCGATACGGACAATGTGTTGCTACCCATGCCCCAAAAGGCTCGCTATGTGCGTTTCAAACTGCTCTCCGAGCGCAAGATGCCGGCCTGGCATCCCAATGCGGGTAAGTCGGCCTGGGTGTTTGTAGACGAGATTACGATAGACTGA
- a CDS encoding electron transfer flavoprotein subunit beta/FixA family protein — protein sequence MSLKIVVLAKQVPDTRNVGKDAMTAEGTVNRAALPAIFNPEDLNALEQALRLKEQHPGSTVGVLTMGPPRAGEIIRQGLYRGADTGWLLTDKLFAGADTLATSYALATAIKKIGDVDIVIGGRQAIDGDTAQVGPQVAQKLGLNQVTYAEEILKVEDGKLTIRRHIDGGVETVEAPMPCVVTVNGSAAPCRPCNAKLVMKYKNARCPMERNGKEPHPELFELRPYLTLNQWSVADVDGDAAQCGLSGSPTKVKSVQNIVFQAKESKTLTAADADIEAMMKELLDEKIIG from the coding sequence ATGAGTTTAAAAATCGTTGTACTTGCCAAACAAGTACCAGACACGAGAAACGTGGGCAAAGATGCCATGACGGCAGAAGGCACTGTGAACCGCGCTGCCTTGCCCGCTATCTTTAATCCAGAAGACTTAAACGCATTGGAGCAGGCTCTACGCCTTAAAGAACAACACCCAGGATCTACCGTTGGTGTGCTGACAATGGGCCCTCCACGTGCAGGTGAAATCATTCGACAAGGGCTTTACCGCGGAGCAGACACTGGTTGGCTGCTCACCGATAAGCTTTTCGCTGGCGCCGACACGCTAGCCACATCCTACGCCTTGGCTACGGCGATCAAAAAGATTGGCGATGTGGACATCGTTATTGGTGGACGACAAGCCATTGACGGCGATACGGCACAGGTTGGACCACAAGTGGCACAGAAATTGGGCCTTAATCAAGTTACATACGCCGAAGAAATACTCAAGGTTGAGGATGGCAAGCTAACCATTCGCCGACATATCGACGGGGGTGTAGAAACTGTTGAGGCTCCCATGCCTTGCGTGGTGACAGTTAACGGAAGTGCTGCCCCATGCCGTCCTTGCAACGCTAAGCTGGTGATGAAATACAAAAACGCACGCTGCCCCATGGAACGCAACGGCAAAGAGCCACATCCCGAATTGTTCGAACTGCGTCCTTACCTCACGCTTAACCAATGGAGCGTGGCCGATGTGGATGGAGATGCAGCCCAATGCGGACTTAGCGGGTCGCCCACAAAGGTGAAGAGCGTGCAAAACATCGTGTTCCAAGCCAAGGAAAGCAAGACGCTTACGGCCGCAGATGCCGACATCGAGGCGATGATGAAAGAATTGTTGGACGAAAAGATTATCGGATAA
- a CDS encoding FecR family protein, whose protein sequence is MMIGRIVRWITGRSTEKDLARIDQWLENDGENARTLLELEQIYDHLHNASMPARRIDKALERVHRRIEEEDRAGRKIRFLRHVYRYAAVVAVLVASAAGLWLWQKSTLPASPCCEYVLVRATGDHPRKVTLPDGSRVWLNRNAALQYPKNFQGQIRKVTLRGEGYFEVAKNRHKPFVVENEAMCVRVLGTVFNFKSNAAEGSSTVSLIEGSVEVKSHQSADQMVLTPGQRANIDRQTGRITVEETDLNMDVMWHSGIIRFQNANIRSIASILEKVYGVKIVIDEGVDERRTYSGAVPKKEHVDAVLLLLRNTLPVTYRKAGGRFHIMP, encoded by the coding sequence ATGATGATAGGGCGCATTGTAAGATGGATTACGGGTCGAAGCACCGAGAAAGATCTCGCACGCATCGACCAATGGCTCGAGAACGACGGCGAGAATGCCCGCACGCTGCTCGAGCTGGAGCAGATATACGACCATCTGCACAATGCCTCGATGCCTGCCCGACGCATCGATAAGGCCTTAGAAAGGGTGCACAGAAGAATTGAAGAGGAAGATCGCGCTGGGCGCAAGATCCGTTTTCTGCGCCATGTCTACCGCTATGCCGCTGTCGTTGCCGTACTGGTGGCTTCGGCTGCAGGCCTATGGCTGTGGCAGAAGAGCACACTTCCGGCCAGTCCTTGCTGCGAATACGTCTTGGTGAGAGCCACCGGTGATCATCCCCGAAAGGTGACGTTGCCCGACGGAAGCCGAGTATGGCTCAACCGAAATGCTGCCTTGCAATATCCCAAAAACTTTCAGGGACAGATCCGTAAGGTGACCTTGCGAGGCGAAGGCTACTTCGAAGTGGCCAAAAACAGACACAAACCCTTCGTTGTCGAGAACGAGGCCATGTGCGTAAGAGTGCTCGGAACGGTGTTCAACTTCAAGAGTAATGCCGCCGAAGGGAGCTCTACGGTGAGCCTGATTGAGGGTTCGGTAGAGGTGAAAAGTCATCAATCGGCCGACCAAATGGTACTCACCCCCGGTCAGCGGGCCAACATAGACCGACAAACGGGGCGCATCACCGTGGAGGAAACCGACCTGAATATGGACGTGATGTGGCACAGTGGCATCATCCGCTTTCAAAATGCCAACATCCGTTCTATCGCTTCCATCCTCGAAAAGGTGTATGGCGTGAAGATCGTCATCGATGAAGGGGTGGACGAACGGCGCACCTATTCGGGAGCCGTACCGAAAAAGGAACATGTGGATGCGGTTCTTCTGCTGCTGAGAAACACCTTACCGGTGACCTACCGGAAGGCAGGAGGCCGTTTCCACATCATGCCTTGA
- a CDS encoding diaminopimelate dehydrogenase, whose translation MKKIRAAVVGYGNIGQYAIQALEAAPDFEVAGIVRRQGAVDKPMELAPYEVVKDLACLHDVDVAILALPTRECPQYAKRCLELGINTVDSYDIHTGIVNYRAELMPVCKAHQRVSVISAGWDPGSDSIVRTLMQGLAPKGLTYTNFGPGMSMGHSVCVRSKKGVKNALSMTIPQGEGIHRRMVYVELEEGARLEDVTAEIKADPYFANDETHVFAVGSVDEVRDMGHGVHLVRKGVSGKTQNQHFSFDMSINNPALTAQVLVNVARASMRLQPGCYTMVEIPVIDMLPGDREELIGHLV comes from the coding sequence ATGAAAAAGATTAGAGCAGCCGTAGTGGGTTACGGTAACATTGGGCAGTATGCCATCCAGGCTTTGGAGGCAGCTCCCGATTTCGAGGTGGCAGGCATTGTTAGACGACAGGGTGCAGTAGACAAACCGATGGAACTCGCCCCGTACGAGGTGGTGAAAGATCTCGCCTGCCTGCACGATGTGGACGTGGCGATATTGGCTTTGCCCACACGCGAGTGTCCCCAATATGCGAAACGATGCCTGGAACTGGGCATCAACACGGTGGATAGCTACGATATCCATACGGGTATTGTGAACTATCGGGCCGAATTGATGCCGGTGTGCAAGGCGCATCAACGGGTGAGCGTGATCTCGGCGGGCTGGGATCCGGGGTCGGACTCTATCGTTCGCACGCTGATGCAGGGCTTGGCACCTAAGGGTTTGACCTATACGAACTTCGGTCCGGGTATGAGTATGGGGCACAGTGTGTGCGTGCGCAGTAAGAAAGGGGTGAAGAATGCGCTCTCGATGACGATTCCTCAAGGTGAGGGCATTCATCGACGGATGGTGTATGTTGAACTCGAAGAGGGCGCACGTCTGGAAGATGTGACTGCAGAGATAAAGGCCGACCCATATTTTGCTAACGACGAGACGCATGTGTTTGCCGTTGGCTCTGTAGACGAGGTTCGCGACATGGGACATGGTGTGCATTTGGTGCGCAAAGGCGTTAGCGGAAAGACCCAAAACCAACATTTCTCTTTCGATATGAGCATCAATAATCCCGCATTAACGGCTCAGGTGTTGGTGAATGTGGCTCGGGCTTCTATGCGTTTGCAACCTGGTTGCTATACCATGGTTGAGATTCCTGTTATCGATATGTTGCCAGGTGATAGGGAAGAGCTGATTGGACATCTGGTGTAG
- a CDS encoding acyl-CoA dehydrogenase family protein, translated as MANYFSDSPELEFHLHHPLMKRIVELKERNFEDKDKYDDAPVDHEDAIENYKQLLEITGDITANVIEPNSESVDEEGPHLVDGRMVYASKTFENLDATRKAGLWGISMPRRYGGLNLPITPYSMASEMMATADAGFQNIWSLQDCIETLYEFGNEEQREKYIPRVCQGETMSMDLTEPDAGSDLQSAMLKATYSEKDGCWLINGVKRFITNGDSDIHLVLARSEAGTKDGRGLSMFIYDKRQGGVTVRHIENKLGIHGSPTCELVYKDAKAELCGETRLGLIKYVMALMNGARLGIAAQSVGVSQAAYTEGLNYARERKQFETNIIDFPAVYDMLSRMKAKLDAGRSILYQTARYVDVYKALDDIARERKLTPEERTEQKKYMRLADAFTPLAKGMNSEYANQNAYDAIQIHGGSGFIMEYKSQRLYRDARIFSIYEGTTQLQVVAAIRYITNGTYLGIMKEMLEEEVAENLQPLKERVAKLVERYEESVNNVKECGNQDRQDFLARRLYEMTAEIFMSLLIIADASKAPELFEKSANVYVRMTEEAVIGSHAFIANLKVEDLESYKAR; from the coding sequence ATGGCAAATTACTTTTCGGACTCTCCCGAGTTGGAGTTCCACCTTCATCACCCGTTGATGAAAAGAATTGTTGAGCTGAAAGAGCGCAACTTTGAAGATAAAGATAAATACGACGACGCACCCGTTGACCACGAGGATGCCATCGAAAACTATAAGCAACTGTTGGAAATAACGGGCGACATCACCGCTAACGTTATCGAGCCAAACAGCGAATCGGTTGACGAAGAGGGTCCACACCTCGTTGACGGACGTATGGTGTATGCCTCGAAAACGTTCGAAAACCTCGACGCCACGCGCAAAGCTGGCCTGTGGGGCATCTCTATGCCTCGCCGTTACGGAGGTTTGAACCTGCCAATAACGCCTTATTCGATGGCATCTGAAATGATGGCGACGGCCGATGCTGGCTTCCAAAACATCTGGAGCTTGCAAGACTGCATCGAAACGCTGTACGAATTCGGAAACGAAGAGCAACGTGAGAAGTACATCCCACGCGTTTGCCAAGGCGAAACGATGTCAATGGACCTCACCGAACCCGATGCGGGTAGCGACTTACAAAGCGCAATGCTTAAGGCTACTTATTCGGAGAAAGACGGATGCTGGCTTATCAATGGCGTAAAACGCTTCATCACCAATGGCGATTCAGACATCCACCTCGTTTTGGCACGTTCTGAAGCGGGCACGAAAGATGGTCGCGGACTGTCGATGTTTATCTACGACAAGCGTCAGGGTGGCGTTACCGTGCGTCATATAGAAAATAAGCTGGGCATACATGGTTCGCCTACGTGCGAGTTGGTGTACAAAGACGCAAAGGCCGAACTATGTGGCGAAACGCGTTTGGGCCTCATCAAGTACGTGATGGCACTGATGAACGGTGCCCGTTTGGGTATCGCAGCACAAAGCGTTGGCGTGTCGCAAGCCGCTTACACCGAGGGTCTGAACTACGCTCGCGAACGTAAACAGTTTGAAACAAACATCATCGACTTCCCCGCCGTGTACGACATGCTCTCGCGTATGAAGGCTAAGCTGGATGCAGGACGTAGCATTCTCTACCAAACAGCACGCTATGTTGACGTTTATAAAGCACTCGACGACATCGCACGCGAACGTAAACTGACGCCCGAAGAACGTACCGAACAAAAGAAATACATGCGTTTGGCCGATGCCTTCACACCGCTGGCAAAGGGTATGAACTCTGAATACGCCAACCAAAACGCCTACGATGCCATACAAATTCATGGTGGTTCGGGCTTCATCATGGAGTATAAGAGCCAACGTCTCTATCGCGATGCGCGTATCTTCTCTATCTACGAGGGTACAACGCAGCTGCAGGTGGTGGCCGCCATTCGCTATATCACCAACGGAACTTATCTCGGCATCATGAAAGAGATGCTCGAAGAAGAGGTGGCCGAGAACCTACAACCACTTAAAGAGCGTGTGGCCAAGTTGGTGGAACGCTACGAAGAGAGCGTGAACAACGTGAAAGAGTGTGGCAACCAAGACAGGCAAGACTTCCTTGCACGCCGCCTTTACGAGATGACTGCCGAGATTTTCATGTCGTTGCTCATCATTGCCGACGCCTCAAAAGCTCCCGAACTCTTCGAAAAAAGTGCCAACGTGTACGTTCGCATGACAGAAGAAGCCGTTATAGGAAGCCATGCCTTCATCGCCAACTTGAAGGTAGAAGACTTGGAAAGCTATAAGGCACGCTAA
- a CDS encoding calycin-like domain-containing protein: protein MRRLFTLCALALCSLAVMATTYNGKLTVSINGEVQSSSQAAIDVADQGNGKFDLTLADFITTIGGNEMPVGTIRIAAAGTAQTGYTLLSADQNITIENGSNSGKMWVGPTLGQVPVKLLAKQTAQQLYAVITIQFGGMDIRVQFGEGYQVPNADFERFTASNGEPDRWHSFMSVTGTFASSAKANAAVSSTDTRPGSTGEKSLLVKSRSIDFWFFKVIANGTVTTGRLMAGSSTASNTKNNSFLDLTKTDKDANGDPFYTEFSGRPDRMVLWVKFKQGEKKADHPYATVKAVITDGSYYQLPEDKTYTNKMAQAIENKIADTQGAWKKISIPFDYVNKNVTPKAVLVTMSTNADAGEGSGSDELYVDDLSLEYDFGVDKITLKGTELPGFAETTTTYTYNGTTLTANDVEVTTKGAGTLVAKEVKDGQVKILVASDDLLQSRVYTINVPTSIKGISSHNAATGNDRTEVFDLNGIRVKGTPGKGIYIIKDEKGQTRKVRL from the coding sequence ATGAGAAGATTATTTACTCTATGCGCTTTGGCTCTGTGCTCACTGGCAGTCATGGCAACAACGTACAACGGCAAACTCACGGTGAGCATCAACGGCGAGGTGCAAAGCAGCAGTCAGGCGGCCATCGACGTGGCTGATCAAGGCAATGGGAAGTTCGATCTAACCCTGGCCGACTTCATTACCACCATCGGCGGAAACGAGATGCCGGTGGGTACCATCCGTATTGCTGCCGCCGGAACGGCGCAAACGGGCTATACGTTGCTCTCGGCCGACCAGAATATCACCATCGAGAACGGCAGCAATAGCGGTAAGATGTGGGTGGGTCCCACGCTGGGGCAGGTGCCGGTGAAGCTTTTGGCCAAGCAAACGGCGCAACAGCTGTATGCGGTCATCACGATTCAGTTTGGCGGAATGGACATCCGCGTGCAGTTTGGCGAGGGCTATCAGGTGCCGAATGCCGACTTCGAACGCTTCACTGCCAGCAACGGGGAGCCCGACCGCTGGCATTCGTTCATGAGCGTAACGGGTACATTCGCCTCTTCGGCTAAGGCCAACGCTGCCGTCAGCAGCACGGACACTCGGCCGGGCTCGACAGGAGAGAAGAGCTTGCTGGTGAAATCGCGTAGCATCGACTTTTGGTTCTTCAAGGTCATTGCTAATGGCACTGTGACGACAGGCAGACTGATGGCCGGCTCGTCGACAGCATCGAACACGAAAAACAACTCGTTCCTCGATCTGACTAAGACGGACAAAGATGCCAACGGCGATCCATTCTACACCGAATTCAGCGGTCGGCCCGACCGCATGGTTCTCTGGGTGAAATTCAAACAGGGCGAGAAAAAGGCCGATCACCCCTATGCCACAGTCAAGGCAGTGATTACCGACGGAAGCTATTATCAGTTGCCCGAGGACAAGACCTACACCAACAAAATGGCACAAGCCATCGAAAACAAAATCGCCGATACCCAGGGAGCATGGAAGAAGATCTCGATTCCATTTGACTATGTCAACAAGAACGTAACGCCTAAGGCGGTGCTGGTGACGATGTCTACCAATGCCGATGCCGGCGAGGGAAGCGGGTCGGACGAACTCTATGTAGACGACTTGAGTTTGGAATACGATTTCGGCGTAGATAAGATCACCCTCAAAGGCACCGAACTGCCGGGCTTTGCCGAAACGACCACTACCTATACCTACAATGGGACAACTCTCACGGCCAACGACGTGGAAGTGACGACGAAGGGAGCTGGTACGCTCGTGGCTAAGGAGGTGAAAGACGGGCAGGTGAAGATTCTCGTGGCTTCGGACGACTTGTTGCAGAGCCGGGTTTACACCATCAACGTGCCTACGAGCATCAAAGGAATTTCTTCTCACAACGCAGCGACAGGCAACGACCGAACAGAAGTGTTCGACCTCAACGGCATTCGCGTGAAGGGCACTCCTGGCAAGGGCATCTACATTATTAAAGATGAAAAGGGACAGACTCGCAAGGTGAGGTTGTAA
- a CDS encoding electron transfer flavoprotein subunit alpha/FixB family protein, translating to MNNVFVYCEIENTTVAEVSQELLTKGRSLANELGVQLHAVVAGSGIKGHVEAQILPYGVDKLFVFDAEGLFPYTSAPHTDILVNLFKQEKPQICLMGATVIGRDLGPRVSSSLTSGLTADCTQLEIGDYDDKKAGKHYEKLLYQIRPAFGGNIVATIVNPDHRPQMATVRSGVMQKKVLDNNYKGETVYPDVAQYVQPESYVVKVLDRHVEEAKHNLKGSPIVVAGGYGVGSKEGFDLLFKLAKELHGEVGASRAAVDAGWADHDRQIGQTGVTVHPKVYIACGISGQIQHIAGMQDSGIIISINTNPDAPINKIADYVIVGTVEEVVPKLIKYYKNK from the coding sequence ATGAACAACGTATTTGTATATTGCGAGATAGAAAACACCACGGTGGCCGAAGTGTCTCAAGAATTGCTGACCAAAGGTCGCAGTCTGGCCAACGAGCTGGGTGTGCAACTCCATGCCGTGGTTGCTGGCTCGGGCATCAAAGGCCATGTTGAAGCCCAGATTTTGCCTTACGGCGTAGATAAGCTCTTCGTCTTTGATGCCGAAGGGCTCTTCCCATACACGTCGGCACCACATACCGACATCCTCGTGAACCTCTTCAAACAAGAGAAACCGCAAATCTGCCTGATGGGCGCAACCGTTATCGGTCGCGATTTGGGACCGCGCGTTTCGTCGTCGCTTACTAGCGGACTTACCGCAGACTGCACCCAGCTGGAGATTGGCGACTATGACGACAAGAAAGCAGGCAAACATTACGAGAAACTGCTTTACCAAATTCGTCCCGCCTTCGGTGGAAATATCGTGGCAACGATTGTCAACCCCGACCACAGGCCACAAATGGCAACGGTAAGAAGTGGCGTGATGCAGAAGAAGGTGTTGGACAACAACTATAAGGGAGAAACCGTTTACCCCGACGTAGCACAGTATGTACAACCCGAAAGTTATGTGGTGAAGGTGCTCGACCGCCACGTTGAAGAGGCCAAACACAACCTCAAGGGTTCGCCCATCGTTGTGGCTGGCGGCTATGGCGTAGGCAGCAAAGAGGGGTTCGACCTGCTTTTCAAGCTTGCCAAGGAACTGCATGGTGAGGTGGGAGCAAGTAGGGCCGCCGTAGATGCTGGCTGGGCCGACCACGATAGGCAGATAGGACAGACGGGCGTTACCGTTCACCCCAAGGTCTACATCGCTTGCGGCATCTCTGGACAGATACAACACATCGCCGGAATGCAAGACAGCGGCATTATCATCTCTATCAATACCAACCCCGATGCACCCATCAACAAGATTGCAGACTATGTTATCGTGGGCACGGTAGAAGAGGTGGTGCCGAAGCTGATTAAGTATTATAAGAATAAGTAA